Proteins encoded together in one Acidobacteriota bacterium window:
- a CDS encoding sigma-70 family RNA polymerase sigma factor → MIEDPAVIRECRNGSREAWTELMERHGAPLFSFCLRLARNRDEADDLFQDTWVKTVAAIGTFDETRRFAPWLFTLCINRHRDLCRRRQRWWKRVRGFVTRSGEDGEDEVSRLPAPVENGEERLMRSEEESAMRRCVDALGEAVRTTVLLFYFGGFEIVEIAGMLGVPEGTVKSRLAAGRAKIKAMWEDGR, encoded by the coding sequence ATGATCGAGGACCCAGCCGTCATCCGGGAGTGCCGGAACGGCAGCCGGGAAGCCTGGACCGAACTGATGGAGCGCCACGGGGCCCCGCTCTTCTCCTTCTGCCTCCGCCTGGCCCGGAACCGCGACGAGGCGGACGATCTTTTCCAGGACACCTGGGTGAAGACCGTGGCGGCCATCGGCACCTTCGACGAGACCCGCCGCTTCGCCCCCTGGCTCTTCACCCTCTGCATCAACCGGCACCGGGACCTGTGCCGGCGGCGGCAGCGATGGTGGAAACGCGTCCGGGGGTTCGTCACCCGCTCCGGGGAGGACGGGGAGGACGAAGTGTCCCGGCTGCCCGCGCCGGTGGAGAATGGGGAGGAGCGGCTGATGCGGTCGGAGGAGGAAAGCGCCATGCGGCGGTGCGTGGATGCGCTGGGCGAGGCGGTTCGGACCACGGTCCTCCTCTTCTACTTCGGCGGGTTCGAAATCGTCGAGATCGCCGGGATGCTGGGGGTCCCGGAGGGCACCGTGAAGTCCCGGCTGGCCGCCGGCCGGGCGAAGATCAAGGCGATGTGGGAGGATGGGCGATGA
- a CDS encoding bifunctional methionine sulfoxide reductase B/A protein yields MSDPKDPKNNSCARPADGKGPACGLPTDDAELRRILTPEQYRVMKRNGTERPFANAYWDNHDPGIYVDALSGDPLFASRDKFDSGTGWPSFTQPLEKGNVALLEDLSLGMRRVEVRSARSDSHLGHVFDDGPEPTGLRYCINSASLRFVPAAELSAQGYGRYAPLFGLPDTPPSPAPAPREETATFGAGCFWGVESAFRTVPGVTDVAVGYMGGTMANPGYREVCTGRTGHAEVAQVTFDPARVSYRQLVEFFFRLHDPTTLNRQGPDVGTQYRSEIFVHTPEQERVAREVLGELASSRRFRSPVVTRVTPAGPFWRAEEYHQRYFEKNGLPSCHRF; encoded by the coding sequence ATGTCCGACCCCAAAGACCCGAAAAACAACAGCTGCGCGCGCCCCGCCGACGGGAAGGGCCCCGCCTGCGGGCTCCCCACCGACGACGCCGAACTGCGCCGGATCCTGACCCCCGAACAGTACCGCGTGATGAAGCGCAACGGCACCGAGCGGCCCTTCGCCAACGCGTACTGGGACAACCACGACCCCGGGATCTACGTGGACGCCCTCTCGGGCGACCCCCTCTTCGCCTCCCGGGACAAGTTCGACTCGGGCACCGGTTGGCCGAGCTTCACCCAGCCGCTCGAAAAGGGGAACGTCGCCCTGCTCGAGGACCTGAGCCTGGGCATGCGGCGGGTGGAGGTCCGGTCCGCCCGCAGCGACTCGCACCTGGGGCACGTCTTCGACGACGGCCCGGAGCCCACGGGCCTGCGCTACTGCATCAACTCCGCCTCGCTGCGCTTCGTCCCGGCGGCGGAGTTGTCGGCGCAGGGGTACGGGCGTTACGCCCCCCTCTTCGGCCTCCCCGACACCCCGCCGTCCCCGGCGCCCGCCCCGCGGGAGGAGACCGCCACGTTCGGGGCCGGGTGCTTCTGGGGGGTGGAGTCGGCCTTCCGGACCGTCCCCGGGGTGACGGACGTCGCCGTCGGCTACATGGGGGGCACGATGGCGAACCCCGGCTACCGGGAGGTCTGCACCGGCCGGACCGGCCACGCCGAGGTGGCGCAGGTGACCTTCGACCCCGCCCGGGTGTCCTACCGTCAACTGGTGGAGTTCTTCTTCCGCCTGCACGACCCCACGACCCTCAACCGCCAGGGCCCGGACGTCGGGACGCAGTACCGCTCGGAGATCTTCGTCCACACCCCGGAGCAGGAGCGCGTTGCCCGGGAGGTGCTGGGGGAACTGGCGTCGTCGCGGCGCTTCCGCTCGCCCGTGGTCACCCGGGTCACCCCCGCGGGGCCGTTCTGGCGGGCGGAGGAGTATCACCAGCGCTACTTCGAGAAGAACGGGCTCCCCTCCTGCCACCGCTTCTGA
- a CDS encoding zinc ribbon domain-containing protein, whose protein sequence is MHPDSPFKYVFWGLSIVVGALILGVMTLVLVPDLVPGLRISVGQSMSRAERPFFLGALAVAGFLAIGILATIAALVFRDARKRGLDPWCWATVATFVPNLIGVIIYLIVRSNVKKVCVQCGRGLQGDFVVCPYCGRGQQVLCPACRTPVSPGWKVCPFCARPLEPAEGAAPAPPNGR, encoded by the coding sequence ATGCATCCCGATTCACCGTTCAAATACGTTTTCTGGGGCCTGTCCATTGTGGTGGGGGCGCTGATCCTGGGGGTCATGACGCTGGTGCTGGTCCCGGACCTGGTCCCGGGCTTGAGGATCAGCGTGGGGCAGAGCATGTCCCGTGCCGAGCGGCCGTTCTTCCTGGGGGCCCTCGCCGTCGCCGGTTTCCTGGCCATCGGCATCCTGGCCACCATCGCCGCCCTCGTGTTCCGGGACGCCCGCAAGCGCGGCCTGGACCCCTGGTGCTGGGCCACGGTGGCCACCTTCGTCCCCAACCTGATCGGGGTCATCATCTACCTCATCGTGCGCTCCAACGTGAAGAAGGTCTGCGTCCAGTGCGGCCGGGGCCTGCAGGGCGACTTCGTGGTCTGCCCCTACTGCGGCCGGGGCCAGCAGGTCCTCTGCCCGGCCTGCCGGACCCCTGTCTCGCCGGGCTGGAAGGTGTGCCCCTTCTGCGCCCGCCCGCTGGAGCCCGCCGAAGGCGCCGCCCCCGCCCCGCCGAACGGCCGATAA